The Streptomyces sp. P9-A4 genome contains a region encoding:
- a CDS encoding MFS transporter: MSEKTVTSAAGQGPPTAEAAGRRNGMVLLIVLTLQTMLILDVNVVNIALPDLKVALDFTPTGLSWVLSSYLLTFGGLLLLGGRAGDVLGHRRGLLLGVTIFTAASLLGGLSSSAGMLLAARALQGVGAAFAAPTVLALIATHFTDEKARAKALGMYAAVSGSGAAIGLIGGGLLTDWLSWRWVLFINVPIGVALLIAAPMFIHETERKPARFDLGGALTSTIGMSALVYGFIRAAESGWGDTLTLVSFAAAVVLLVLFVFIETHAKQPITPLRLFADRNRATGYLSLLFVMAAGNSMFFFLTQFLQEVRGFTPIQAGLAFVPLALLILATSSIAAKLLPKAGPRVLTAVGAAAISVGLIWFAQLTPDSQFVSAMLGPMLVAGLGMGTLLVGVTTILMSGLAPEETGAASGLLNVMQQIGGALGLAIMVTVFGAASRGAADEVPAGLDTKGTADFVLTEGVTTAFVWGAGFTALTILLTLIMRSVPMGGGAEQAAEDSPEQSGNPAQHATSL; this comes from the coding sequence ATGAGTGAAAAGACCGTCACGAGCGCCGCGGGGCAGGGCCCGCCCACCGCCGAGGCGGCCGGCCGCCGCAACGGCATGGTGCTCCTCATCGTGCTCACCCTCCAGACGATGCTGATCCTCGACGTGAACGTGGTGAACATCGCCCTGCCCGACCTCAAGGTCGCGCTCGACTTCACCCCCACCGGACTCTCCTGGGTCCTCAGCTCCTACCTGCTGACCTTCGGCGGTCTGCTGCTCCTCGGCGGTCGCGCCGGAGACGTCCTCGGCCACCGCCGCGGGCTGCTCCTCGGCGTCACGATCTTCACCGCGGCCTCGCTGCTCGGCGGTCTGTCCAGCTCGGCCGGAATGCTGCTCGCCGCGCGCGCCCTCCAGGGCGTCGGCGCCGCTTTCGCCGCGCCCACCGTGCTCGCCCTGATCGCGACCCACTTCACCGACGAGAAGGCCCGGGCCAAGGCCCTCGGCATGTACGCGGCGGTCTCCGGCTCCGGCGCGGCCATCGGCCTCATCGGCGGCGGCCTGCTGACGGACTGGCTGTCCTGGCGCTGGGTGCTCTTCATCAACGTGCCGATCGGCGTCGCGCTGCTGATCGCGGCCCCGATGTTCATCCACGAGACCGAGCGCAAGCCCGCCCGCTTCGACCTCGGCGGCGCGCTCACCTCCACCATCGGCATGAGCGCCCTGGTCTACGGCTTCATCCGGGCCGCCGAGAGCGGCTGGGGCGACACGCTCACCCTGGTCTCCTTCGCCGCCGCGGTCGTGCTGCTCGTGCTCTTCGTCTTCATCGAGACCCACGCCAAGCAGCCGATCACCCCGCTGCGGCTGTTCGCCGACCGCAACCGCGCGACCGGCTACCTCTCGCTGCTGTTCGTGATGGCGGCGGGCAACTCGATGTTCTTCTTCCTCACCCAGTTCCTCCAGGAGGTGCGGGGCTTCACCCCGATCCAGGCGGGTCTGGCCTTCGTGCCGCTCGCCCTGCTGATTCTGGCCACCTCCAGCATCGCCGCGAAGCTTCTGCCCAAGGCCGGGCCGCGCGTCCTGACCGCGGTCGGCGCCGCCGCCATCAGCGTCGGCCTGATCTGGTTCGCCCAGCTCACCCCCGACTCCCAGTTCGTCTCCGCGATGCTCGGACCCATGCTCGTCGCCGGTCTCGGCATGGGCACCCTGCTCGTCGGCGTCACCACCATCCTGATGTCCGGCCTCGCACCCGAGGAGACCGGCGCCGCGTCCGGTCTGCTGAACGTCATGCAGCAGATCGGCGGCGCGCTGGGCCTCGCCATCATGGTGACCGTGTTCGGCGCCGCCAGCCGCGGCGCCGCCGACGAGGTGCCGGCCGGTCTCGACACCAAGGGCACCGCGGACTTCGTCCTCACCGAGGGCGTCACCACGGCCTTCGTCTGGGGTGCCGGCTTCACCGCCCTCACCATCCTGCTCACCCTCATCATGCGTTCCGTCCCAATGGGCGGCGGCGCGGAGCAGGCCGCGGAGGACTCCCCGGAGCAGTCCGGCAACCCCGCGCAGCACGCCACGTCCCTATAG
- a CDS encoding helix-turn-helix transcriptional regulator: MVTTIMSLVAKQSTSSVRCRESLQLLSALQALQEGRGGIVELLGEPGSGKSRLLAQLTSVARDRGVTVLDGRCYPSELDEPLHVFTRAVNGIMTADRLSALSREHAELLRAGLCARLGGRGTELAPLQLSQALHALLSQAADHGLLLVLDDFHWADPQSLALADHLARWTFQAPVLLVVAHRPRQAAPSLLSTLAQGAEQGRVDRIDLPPLDLDQAARLLGVRPDTVWLPSALDESNGHPLYLLAQEESATRGADPRTQLHTGRLAPLAAELAGLDPAERLVAESAAVLGDRFSRDELAAVSELPTDETCTVVNALLQLDVLRPLRSSGTLLGFRHPMLRRVLHDQTDRCWRSRAHRRALTVLNRRAASASERAVHIELSTSSFTPEDLETLARAGQEAEQSSPYDAVRWLLTALHELPASEQPTGRLLALIPPLARALQASDYLADDAPLRALLTQGSPLGPDDAGRAAIGLCVIVECLQGRFSAATELVSAALTDLRAAKADNDILAQLMICRGIISSMRGDEELPGIASQALVLARSGGKRTTLAGAMALHALGELAAGRVAQSLASYDAAVRQMDELSNTEITCHSEYLALLGQCAMALGRPREAESFFERGTTVIQNCSHNAMLPVLLSGLAEAQLRQGRLESARRSAAEATELAGYLGAEQLRVVALAQEALCVTYAEPPGSSRASALTEQAVHSLRRSVGRWHGASVLALAEALLMQGSPDRCVSLLLDLGGPDLPRLDPTLRPRGFELLALASLSGGTGSSGGTSMWADRANGAAQGLRLPHNRAYALLARGHVLAEQADWDAAVTLYQEAERAFDGAQLRLHRLTARIRSARAASNSSRPGLAAELWASAQELAEQWDVLLLARLNPDTPLENSLGRGCHALLPAPIPLVNGLEVLTGREREVAREAGTGRRTREIAEALGLSPRTVEVHLSRIYRKLEIGSRAELARLMAVRISTDVAT, translated from the coding sequence ATGGTCACGACCATCATGTCGCTGGTCGCCAAACAGAGCACGTCTTCGGTCCGGTGCAGGGAATCCTTACAACTGCTGAGCGCGCTGCAGGCACTGCAGGAAGGCCGCGGAGGCATCGTCGAGCTGCTCGGAGAACCCGGTTCGGGCAAGAGCCGTCTGCTGGCCCAGCTGACCTCCGTCGCACGCGACCGAGGCGTCACCGTTCTCGACGGACGCTGCTATCCGTCCGAACTCGACGAACCTTTGCACGTTTTCACCCGCGCAGTGAACGGCATCATGACGGCCGACCGGCTGTCCGCCCTCTCGCGCGAGCACGCCGAGCTGCTGCGGGCCGGCCTCTGCGCCCGGCTGGGCGGCCGGGGCACCGAACTGGCGCCGCTGCAGCTCTCCCAGGCGCTGCACGCACTGCTGAGCCAGGCCGCCGATCACGGCCTGCTGCTCGTACTCGACGACTTCCACTGGGCCGACCCGCAGTCGCTGGCGCTCGCCGACCATCTGGCCCGCTGGACCTTCCAGGCCCCGGTCCTGCTGGTGGTCGCGCACCGGCCGCGGCAGGCCGCGCCCTCACTGCTCAGCACCCTCGCCCAGGGCGCCGAGCAGGGCCGGGTGGACCGCATCGACCTGCCGCCGCTCGACCTGGACCAGGCGGCCCGGCTGCTCGGCGTACGGCCCGACACGGTCTGGCTGCCCTCGGCGCTCGACGAGAGCAACGGCCATCCGCTCTATCTGCTGGCCCAGGAGGAATCGGCGACGAGGGGCGCGGACCCGCGCACCCAGCTGCACACCGGGCGTCTCGCGCCGCTGGCGGCCGAACTGGCCGGGCTGGACCCGGCGGAACGGCTCGTGGCCGAGTCCGCGGCCGTCCTCGGCGACCGGTTCAGCCGGGACGAGCTGGCGGCCGTCTCCGAGCTGCCCACCGACGAGACCTGCACCGTCGTCAACGCGCTGCTCCAGCTGGACGTGCTGCGGCCACTGCGCTCCTCCGGCACCCTCCTGGGCTTCCGGCACCCGATGCTGCGCCGGGTGCTGCACGACCAGACCGACCGCTGCTGGCGCTCACGGGCCCACCGCAGGGCACTGACCGTGCTCAACCGCCGTGCCGCCTCGGCGTCCGAGCGGGCGGTGCACATCGAGCTGTCGACCAGCTCCTTCACCCCCGAGGACCTGGAGACGCTGGCCAGGGCCGGCCAGGAGGCCGAGCAGAGCTCTCCCTACGACGCCGTTCGGTGGCTCCTGACGGCCCTGCACGAGCTGCCCGCCTCCGAGCAGCCGACCGGCAGACTGCTCGCCCTCATCCCGCCCCTGGCACGGGCGCTGCAGGCCTCCGACTACCTCGCCGACGACGCCCCACTGCGCGCCCTGCTGACCCAGGGGTCACCGCTGGGCCCCGACGACGCGGGCCGGGCGGCGATCGGGCTCTGCGTCATCGTCGAGTGTCTGCAGGGACGATTCAGCGCGGCGACGGAGCTGGTGTCGGCCGCCCTCACCGACCTGCGGGCGGCGAAGGCCGACAACGATATCCTCGCCCAGCTCATGATCTGCCGGGGGATCATCTCCTCGATGCGCGGCGACGAGGAGCTGCCCGGGATCGCCTCCCAGGCCCTCGTCCTCGCCCGGTCCGGCGGGAAGCGCACCACCCTGGCCGGGGCCATGGCGCTGCACGCCCTCGGCGAGCTCGCGGCCGGCCGGGTGGCGCAGTCCCTGGCCTCGTACGACGCCGCCGTGCGCCAGATGGACGAGCTCTCGAACACCGAGATCACCTGCCACAGCGAGTACCTGGCGCTGCTCGGCCAGTGCGCCATGGCGCTCGGCCGGCCGCGCGAGGCGGAGTCGTTCTTCGAGCGCGGCACCACCGTCATCCAGAACTGCTCCCACAACGCGATGCTGCCGGTGCTGCTGAGCGGCCTCGCCGAGGCCCAGCTGCGGCAGGGCCGCCTGGAGAGCGCCCGCAGGTCCGCCGCCGAGGCCACCGAGCTCGCCGGCTACCTGGGCGCCGAACAGCTGCGCGTGGTGGCCCTCGCCCAGGAGGCGCTGTGCGTGACCTACGCCGAGCCGCCGGGCAGCAGCCGGGCCTCCGCGCTCACCGAGCAGGCCGTGCACTCGCTGCGCCGCTCCGTCGGCCGCTGGCACGGCGCGTCCGTACTCGCGCTGGCCGAGGCGCTGCTGATGCAGGGCAGTCCGGACCGCTGCGTCAGCCTGCTCCTGGACCTCGGCGGCCCCGACCTGCCCCGGCTCGACCCCACGCTGCGGCCCCGGGGCTTCGAGCTGCTCGCCCTGGCCTCGCTCTCCGGCGGCACCGGCAGCTCCGGCGGCACCTCGATGTGGGCCGACCGCGCGAACGGCGCGGCGCAGGGGCTGCGGCTGCCGCACAACCGGGCGTACGCGCTGCTCGCGCGCGGACACGTGCTCGCCGAGCAGGCCGACTGGGACGCGGCGGTGACGCTGTACCAGGAGGCGGAGCGGGCGTTCGACGGCGCCCAGCTGCGGCTGCACCGGCTGACCGCGCGTATCCGGTCGGCCCGTGCGGCGAGCAACAGCAGCCGTCCGGGCTTGGCGGCGGAGCTGTGGGCCTCGGCGCAGGAACTGGCCGAGCAGTGGGACGTACTGCTGCTCGCCCGGCTGAATCCGGACACTCCGCTGGAGAACTCGCTGGGCCGCGGCTGCCACGCGCTGCTGCCCGCGCCGATCCCTCTCGTGAACGGTCTGGAGGTACTGACCGGGCGCGAGCGGGAGGTCGCGCGAGAGGCCGGAACGGGCCGGCGGACCCGGGAGATCGCCGAGGCGCTGGGGCTGAGTCCGCGCACCGTGGAGGTCCATCTGTCCCGGATCTACCGCAAATTGGAGATCGGATCGCGTGCTGAATTGGCTCGATTGATGGCCGTACGTATTTCCACGGATGTCGCTACGTGA
- a CDS encoding flavin reductase family protein produces MAGAAEEEPLTEDAFRGVFRTHPAGVAIITAMGERQPAGFTATSLASVSSAPALLSFGVGRNASSWATVCAAEYVAVHLLAHDQQELASTFARSGADRFAPPTRWSAGPHGVPLLDGVPAAMVCRKVYDLPAGDHTVVIAQPIRAYQGRQARPLVYLDGHYGSVSR; encoded by the coding sequence GTGGCCGGCGCGGCGGAAGAGGAGCCGCTGACGGAGGACGCGTTCCGGGGCGTCTTCCGGACACATCCGGCCGGTGTGGCGATCATCACGGCGATGGGCGAGAGACAGCCCGCCGGCTTCACGGCGACCTCACTCGCCTCCGTCTCCTCCGCGCCCGCGCTCCTGTCGTTCGGGGTGGGCCGGAACGCCTCGTCGTGGGCCACGGTCTGTGCCGCCGAGTACGTGGCGGTGCATCTGCTCGCTCACGACCAGCAGGAACTCGCCTCGACCTTCGCGCGCAGCGGCGCCGACCGCTTCGCGCCGCCCACCCGATGGAGTGCCGGCCCGCACGGCGTGCCGCTGCTCGACGGCGTTCCCGCGGCGATGGTCTGCCGCAAGGTGTACGACCTGCCCGCCGGCGATCACACCGTGGTGATCGCGCAGCCGATTCGCGCGTACCAGGGCCGCCAGGCCCGTCCTCTCGTCTATCTCGACGGTCACTACGGCTCAGTGTCGCGCTGA
- a CDS encoding AfsR/SARP family transcriptional regulator: protein MRFEILGSLRMTDADRTFTISAPKVECLLAAMLVRAGNVTSTDQLCAGIWRDDPPRRATATLHVYISQLRKMLKGANAEPSPIVTRFPGYVLELGDHTLDAHEFQRLAQQGRAAARAGRHGEVSALCGQALSLWRGTVLGELRGGDIVDEFATWAEETRLECVELRNEADLALGRHRELVGPLYALVSKHPLIEAFHRQLMLALYRSDRRADALQAFHTVRSSLDRELGISPCRQLHELHQEILLDSGPVLTRAA, encoded by the coding sequence ATGCGATTCGAAATCCTGGGCAGCCTGCGCATGACGGACGCCGACAGGACTTTCACCATCAGCGCGCCGAAGGTGGAATGCCTTCTCGCCGCCATGCTGGTCCGCGCCGGGAACGTCACATCCACCGACCAGTTGTGCGCCGGAATCTGGCGCGACGATCCGCCGCGGCGGGCCACCGCCACTCTGCATGTGTACATATCCCAGCTGCGCAAGATGCTGAAGGGGGCGAACGCCGAGCCGAGCCCGATCGTCACCCGATTCCCCGGTTACGTCCTGGAGCTCGGCGACCACACGCTGGACGCCCACGAATTCCAGCGGCTTGCCCAGCAGGGCCGGGCCGCGGCGCGGGCCGGCCGGCACGGGGAGGTCTCCGCGCTGTGCGGCCAGGCGCTGTCGCTGTGGCGCGGCACGGTCCTCGGCGAGCTGCGCGGCGGTGACATCGTCGACGAGTTCGCCACCTGGGCCGAGGAGACCAGGCTGGAGTGCGTGGAGCTGCGGAACGAGGCCGATCTGGCCCTCGGGCGGCACCGCGAGCTGGTGGGGCCGCTGTACGCGCTGGTGTCCAAGCACCCGCTCATCGAGGCGTTCCACCGTCAGCTGATGCTCGCCCTCTACCGCTCCGACCGCCGGGCCGACGCGCTCCAGGCCTTCCACACGGTGCGCTCCTCGCTCGACCGGGAGCTCGGGATCAGCCCGTGCCGCCAGCTGCACGAGCTGCACCAGGAGATCCTGCTGGACTCCGGTCCCGTGCTGACCAGAGCGGCGTGA
- a CDS encoding LLM class flavin-dependent oxidoreductase, which produces MTTELGFRLSVLDTAPVWQGSTATVSLRNTVRLARAVDRLGYHRFWLAEHHNMPALSTSSPAILAGQIAAATTHLRVGAGGVMLPNHPPLVVAEQFGTLAALHPGRIDLGIGRAPGTDPLTARALRRQAGPLGGNDFPAQIQELIRYFAPPSGAARVPEPGHGTVSAVPAAEHSVPVWLLGSSGYSAQLAAALGLPFAYAHHFSPHGTTAALDAYRAEFRPSEYLAEPYTIVSAFCGVAEDDERAARLSDPLRVITARSLRGQNPYFPAVEEAARFSYTPEERAVVEQLYGPQIFGGPEAARQRITEFVKATGADELLMLSAIQDHDERVRSYELLAEVTGLSAPAPADVA; this is translated from the coding sequence ATGACCACCGAACTGGGATTCCGACTGTCCGTCCTGGACACCGCTCCGGTGTGGCAGGGGTCGACCGCGACCGTGTCACTGCGCAACACCGTCCGGCTGGCCCGTGCTGTGGACCGGCTCGGCTACCACCGCTTCTGGCTGGCCGAGCACCACAACATGCCGGCCCTCTCGACCTCGTCGCCGGCGATCCTCGCCGGGCAGATCGCCGCCGCCACCACCCATCTGCGGGTGGGGGCCGGCGGCGTCATGCTGCCCAACCACCCGCCCCTCGTGGTGGCGGAGCAGTTCGGCACCCTGGCCGCCCTGCACCCGGGCAGGATCGATCTCGGCATCGGCCGCGCGCCCGGCACCGACCCGCTGACGGCCCGGGCCCTGCGGCGCCAGGCGGGCCCGCTCGGCGGCAACGACTTCCCCGCGCAGATCCAGGAGCTCATCCGCTACTTCGCGCCGCCCTCCGGCGCCGCGCGCGTCCCGGAACCCGGGCACGGCACCGTCTCCGCCGTGCCCGCGGCCGAGCACTCCGTCCCCGTCTGGCTGCTCGGCTCCAGCGGCTACAGCGCGCAGCTCGCGGCGGCCCTGGGGCTGCCCTTCGCCTACGCGCACCACTTCTCCCCGCACGGCACGACCGCCGCGCTCGACGCCTACCGCGCCGAGTTCCGGCCCTCCGAGTACCTCGCCGAGCCGTACACGATCGTCTCCGCGTTCTGCGGCGTGGCCGAGGACGACGAGCGCGCGGCCCGGCTGAGCGACCCGCTGCGCGTGATCACCGCCCGGTCGCTGCGCGGCCAGAACCCGTACTTCCCGGCCGTGGAGGAGGCCGCCCGCTTCTCCTACACCCCGGAGGAGCGGGCGGTCGTCGAGCAGCTGTACGGGCCGCAGATCTTCGGCGGACCCGAGGCCGCGCGACAGCGGATCACCGAGTTCGTCAAGGCCACCGGCGCCGACGAACTGCTGATGCTCAGCGCGATCCAGGACCACGACGAGCGGGTCCGGTCCTACGAGCTGCTGGCCGAGGTGACCGGGCTGAGCGCCCCCGCCCCGGCCGACGTGGCCTGA
- a CDS encoding LLM class flavin-dependent oxidoreductase, whose product MNDTAPFRLSVLDTVPVFNGVPAAQSLRELLELAPEVERLGYHRYWLAEHHNMPAFGTSTPPVLIGQLAGVTSTLRIGSGGVMLPNHVPYIVAEQFATLEAFHPGRIDLGVGRAPGGEPATARALRRTGDPAHEGAFGEQLAELIGYLSPSAPDARPPVAVCPAVEQPVPVWLLGTSPSSASLAARLGLPYAYAHHLNPAGTEAAVTRYRAEFRPSERLERPYVAVSAQVVVAESDEEAEYQAGPAKVAQVEGRINPLTLFRTPEQAAEYPLTGAQRRFLEEYAAPQIIGGVETAGRRLAGLRARTGADELLASAPVYGLKARVRGFRLLAEAMAQATSAGAGALSPVTSASSS is encoded by the coding sequence ATGAACGACACCGCCCCCTTCCGTCTGTCCGTGCTCGACACGGTGCCCGTCTTCAACGGGGTTCCGGCCGCCCAGTCGCTGCGGGAACTCCTGGAGCTCGCGCCGGAGGTGGAGCGGCTCGGCTACCACCGCTACTGGCTGGCCGAGCACCACAACATGCCGGCCTTCGGCACCTCCACGCCGCCGGTGCTGATAGGTCAGCTGGCCGGTGTCACCTCGACGCTGCGGATCGGCTCGGGCGGTGTGATGCTGCCCAACCACGTGCCGTACATCGTGGCCGAGCAGTTCGCCACCCTGGAGGCCTTCCACCCGGGCCGGATCGACCTCGGCGTCGGCCGCGCGCCGGGCGGCGAGCCCGCCACCGCGCGGGCGCTGCGACGCACCGGCGACCCGGCGCACGAGGGCGCCTTCGGCGAGCAGCTGGCCGAGCTGATCGGCTATCTGTCGCCGTCCGCGCCGGATGCCCGTCCGCCGGTCGCCGTCTGTCCGGCCGTGGAGCAACCGGTGCCCGTGTGGCTGCTCGGCACGAGCCCCTCCAGCGCCTCGCTGGCGGCCCGGCTCGGTCTGCCGTACGCCTACGCCCACCACCTCAACCCGGCGGGCACGGAGGCCGCGGTGACCCGCTACCGTGCGGAGTTCCGCCCCTCGGAGCGGCTGGAACGGCCGTACGTCGCGGTGTCGGCGCAGGTGGTGGTGGCCGAGTCCGACGAGGAGGCCGAGTACCAGGCAGGGCCCGCCAAGGTGGCCCAGGTGGAGGGGCGGATCAATCCGCTGACCCTGTTCCGCACGCCCGAGCAGGCGGCCGAGTATCCGCTGACGGGCGCCCAGCGGCGCTTCCTCGAGGAGTACGCGGCTCCGCAGATCATCGGCGGGGTGGAGACGGCGGGCCGGCGACTTGCCGGTCTCCGTGCCCGCACGGGCGCCGACGAGCTGCTCGCGTCGGCGCCCGTGTACGGCCTCAAGGCCAGGGTCCGGGGGTTCCGGCTCCTCGCCGAGGCGATGGCTCAGGCCACGTCGGCCGGGGCGGGGGCGCTCAGCCCGGTCACCTCGGCCAGCAGCTCGTAG
- a CDS encoding ABC transporter ATP-binding protein, with the protein MNTDTTRAERALVLVEDLRISFGRGRDRTEVVHGVDLSLRAGECLALVGESGSGKTLTGRTLAGLTGPGATVTARTLEFDGRDLTALDERAWRRLRGAETGLVLQDALVSLDPLRRVGAEIEESLANHGIGTRRDRPGRAVELLREVAVPEPERRARQFPHQLSGGQRQRALIASALAAGPRVLIADEPTTALDMTVQAQILDLLAARRDAGTAVLLISHDLAAVARLADRIAVMRAGRIVESGPAAKVLAAPAHPYTRRLLDAVPDARAARRRSTGSPGAGTEVLRAEGLVKRYGGPGGGMTALDGVSCVLHAGETLGVLGESGSGKSTLARIVLGLTEPDRGTVTLLGRPWSGAGERSRAALRGRIQLVQQDPLSSFDPRWTVERIVAEALGAGGRRAARRHRERVVELLGLVGLEPELLDRGPRGLSGGQRQRVAIARALAPEPDVLVCDEPVSALDASVQAQVLDVFDRIRERLGVALLFISHDLGVVRHVSDRVAVMRAGRVVETGPAEQVFTRPEHPWTRELLGAAAPVVPPARQDAGSRA; encoded by the coding sequence GTGAACACTGACACCACCCGCGCGGAGCGGGCACTCGTCCTCGTGGAGGACCTGCGGATCTCCTTCGGTCGCGGCCGTGACCGCACCGAGGTCGTGCACGGCGTCGACCTCTCCCTGCGGGCCGGCGAGTGCCTGGCCCTGGTCGGCGAATCGGGCTCCGGCAAGACCCTCACCGGCCGCACCCTCGCCGGACTCACCGGGCCCGGCGCCACCGTGACCGCCCGCACCCTCGAATTCGACGGCCGGGACCTGACCGCCCTCGACGAACGCGCGTGGCGGCGGCTGCGCGGCGCCGAGACCGGCCTGGTGCTCCAGGACGCGCTGGTCTCCCTCGACCCGCTGCGCCGGGTCGGCGCCGAGATCGAGGAGTCGCTCGCCAACCACGGCATCGGCACCCGCCGCGACCGGCCGGGCCGGGCCGTCGAGCTGCTGCGCGAGGTCGCCGTGCCCGAACCCGAGCGGCGGGCGCGGCAGTTCCCGCACCAGCTGTCGGGCGGGCAGCGGCAGCGGGCGCTGATCGCCTCCGCCCTCGCCGCGGGACCCCGCGTCCTGATCGCCGACGAGCCGACCACCGCGCTCGACATGACCGTGCAGGCGCAGATCCTCGACCTGCTCGCCGCCCGCCGGGACGCGGGCACCGCAGTGCTGCTGATCAGCCATGACCTGGCGGCGGTCGCCCGGCTCGCCGACCGGATCGCGGTGATGCGGGCCGGCCGGATCGTGGAGAGCGGGCCCGCCGCGAAGGTCCTCGCCGCGCCCGCCCATCCGTACACCCGGCGTCTCCTCGACGCGGTCCCGGACGCCCGTGCCGCTCGCCGGCGGAGCACCGGAAGCCCCGGCGCCGGTACGGAGGTGCTGCGCGCCGAGGGCCTGGTGAAGCGTTACGGCGGGCCCGGCGGCGGCATGACCGCGCTCGACGGCGTTTCCTGCGTGCTGCACGCGGGCGAGACGCTCGGCGTCCTCGGCGAGTCCGGCTCCGGAAAGTCCACGCTGGCCCGGATCGTGCTCGGGCTCACCGAGCCCGACCGGGGGACGGTGACCCTGCTCGGCCGGCCCTGGTCCGGTGCGGGCGAACGCTCGCGGGCCGCTCTGCGCGGCCGGATCCAGCTGGTGCAGCAGGATCCGCTGTCCTCCTTCGACCCGCGCTGGACGGTGGAGCGGATCGTGGCCGAGGCGCTCGGCGCCGGCGGCCGGCGGGCCGCCCGCCGCCACCGGGAGCGGGTCGTCGAACTCCTGGGCCTGGTCGGCCTGGAACCCGAGCTGCTCGACCGCGGTCCACGCGGGTTGTCCGGCGGGCAGCGGCAGCGGGTGGCCATCGCCCGCGCGCTCGCGCCGGAACCGGACGTGCTGGTCTGCGACGAGCCGGTCTCCGCGCTCGACGCCTCCGTGCAGGCGCAGGTGCTCGACGTGTTCGACCGGATCCGTGAACGGCTGGGCGTGGCCCTGCTGTTCATCTCGCACGACCTCGGCGTCGTGCGCCACGTCAGCGACCGGGTCGCGGTGATGCGGGCGGGCCGCGTCGTCGAGACCGGCCCGGCCGAGCAGGTCTTCACCCGCCCGGAGCACCCCTGGACCCGGGAGCTCCTCGGTGCGGCGGCCCCTGTCGTCCCGCCGGCCAGGCAGGACGCCGGGAGCCGGGCGTGA
- a CDS encoding ABC transporter permease, whose translation MTASASASASASASASELGAGAGADGTAADTPGDAAPALPRRAPHRFRPGAVLAGAVLLAVAVAAVAPDLLAPRQPDLIDPVDALAGPGAGHWLGTDQLGRDVFSRIVHGARTSLVIGFGATALAVVAGSLLGVFAATAGRAVDQVLMRATDILMAFPGLMLSLVVVAVLGPGTGNATLAIGASLLPGFVRLARGQALAIRDSDYAQAALVMGRGRASILFRHLLPNALPPLLVLATVNVGSAVIAGSTLSFLGLGPQPPSPEWGAMLAEGRDHLDTAWAAAVFPGLAITVTVVSVTVVGRALQHRFDRRDGREH comes from the coding sequence ATGACCGCGTCCGCCTCGGCCTCCGCGTCCGCCTCGGCCTCGGCCTCCGAGCTGGGTGCCGGGGCCGGCGCCGACGGGACGGCCGCCGACACCCCCGGCGACGCCGCCCCCGCGCTCCCGCGCCGCGCCCCGCACCGGTTCCGGCCGGGTGCGGTGCTCGCCGGGGCGGTGCTGCTGGCCGTCGCCGTCGCCGCCGTGGCGCCGGATCTGCTCGCGCCCCGGCAGCCGGACCTCATCGACCCGGTCGACGCGCTCGCGGGGCCCGGGGCCGGACACTGGCTGGGCACCGACCAACTGGGACGCGACGTGTTCAGCCGGATCGTGCACGGGGCCCGTACCTCGCTGGTCATCGGCTTCGGCGCGACCGCCCTCGCCGTCGTGGCCGGCTCGCTGCTCGGCGTGTTCGCCGCGACCGCGGGCCGGGCCGTCGACCAGGTCCTGATGCGCGCCACCGACATCCTGATGGCCTTCCCCGGGCTGATGCTGTCACTGGTGGTCGTCGCCGTCCTCGGCCCCGGCACCGGCAACGCCACCCTGGCCATCGGCGCCTCGCTGCTGCCCGGCTTCGTCCGGCTCGCCCGCGGGCAGGCGCTCGCCATCCGCGACAGCGACTACGCGCAGGCGGCCCTGGTGATGGGCCGCGGCCGGGCGTCGATCCTGTTCCGGCACCTGCTGCCCAACGCCCTGCCGCCGCTGCTCGTCCTGGCCACGGTCAACGTGGGCAGCGCCGTCATCGCCGGGTCGACCCTCAGCTTCCTCGGCCTCGGCCCGCAGCCGCCCTCACCCGAGTGGGGCGCGATGCTCGCCGAGGGCCGCGACCACCTGGACACCGCGTGGGCGGCGGCCGTCTTCCCCGGCCTGGCCATCACCGTCACCGTCGTCTCCGTGACGGTCGTCGGCCGGGCCCTGCAGCACCGCTTCGACCGGAGGGACGGCCGTGAACACTGA